In Streptomyces chartreusis, the following proteins share a genomic window:
- a CDS encoding YcxB family protein — translation MELQQDGTQETVELVYRPTRADILAGVLVRERRRHLHLVRWGFTGLFAVAAALVVAAQGSSSPSWVTAVLCAALIWSIPHLQAHHVVRTVSWQGEYRTSVNETGIATDTVHTTLLQRWSVFRGFRETRDHVVLLSRDPNILLVEVLPKRGLHAPEEAERLVAVLSRHLPRV, via the coding sequence GTGGAGTTGCAGCAGGACGGAACACAGGAGACGGTCGAGCTGGTCTACCGGCCGACGCGTGCCGACATCCTCGCGGGCGTTCTGGTGCGTGAGCGCCGACGGCACCTGCATCTGGTGCGGTGGGGTTTCACGGGGCTGTTCGCGGTCGCCGCCGCGCTGGTGGTGGCCGCGCAGGGAAGCTCCTCGCCGTCATGGGTGACCGCGGTCCTCTGCGCCGCCCTGATCTGGTCGATCCCGCATCTCCAGGCCCACCACGTGGTGCGCACCGTCTCCTGGCAGGGCGAGTACCGCACGTCCGTGAACGAGACGGGCATCGCCACCGACACCGTGCACACGACGCTCCTCCAGCGCTGGTCCGTCTTCCGCGGTTTCCGCGAGACCCGCGACCACGTGGTGCTGCTCAGCCGGGACCCGAACATCCTGCTCGTGGAGGTGCTGCCCAAGCGGGGGCTGCACGCTCCGGAGGAGGCGGAGCGGCTGGTGGCCGTCCTGAGCCGCCATCTGCCCCGCGTCTGA